One Lachnospiraceae bacterium C1.1 genomic region harbors:
- a CDS encoding cell filamentation protein Fic, with protein sequence MLATVLKGELATKQSIFIMRAFKEMRHFIANNALMFEKINAIELKQLEYQKDTDEKFGRIFEYMANHEEENQKIFYDGQIFDAFSFLTDIIGHAKKEIVLIDGYIDVITLNILAKKSSGVDVFAYTLPSVRISPQDINNFNAQYPTLTIKKTIAFHDWFLIIDGVEGYHIGASLKDAGKKSFIQRLRIEIGNEEYRSVENETLLIFFLIDELINISYNMANIY encoded by the coding sequence ATGTTAGCAACGGTTCTAAAGGGTGAATTGGCCACTAAGCAGAGTATTTTTATAATGCGTGCTTTTAAGGAGATGCGTCACTTCATTGCTAATAATGCTCTAATGTTTGAGAAGATTAATGCTATCGAACTGAAGCAGTTGGAATATCAAAAAGATACAGATGAGAAGTTTGGCAGGATATTTGAGTATATGGCAAATCATGAGGAAGAAAATCAGAAGATTTTCTATGATGGTCAGATTTTTGATGCCTTCAGTTTTCTTACAGATATTATCGGACATGCAAAGAAGGAAATTGTTTTAATAGATGGATATATTGATGTGATTACATTAAATATCCTTGCTAAGAAAAGTTCGGGCGTTGATGTATTTGCATATACGTTGCCCAGTGTAAGAATATCTCCGCAGGATATTAATAATTTCAATGCACAGTATCCTACATTAACAATTAAGAAGACTATAGCTTTTCATGATTGGTTTTTGATTATAGATGGCGTGGAAGGCTATCATATCGGAGCTTCTTTGAAGGATGCAGGAAAGAAGTCATTTATACAAAGGCTGAGGATAGAAATAGGTAATGAAGAATATAGGTCAGTTGAGAATGAAACTCTGCTGATCTTTTTTTTGATTGACGAGCTAATAAATATTAGCTATAATATGGCTAATATTTATTAG
- a CDS encoding TetR/AcrR family transcriptional regulator, translating to MSTKEKILDAALTLFAENGYDGTSVEQIATVVGIKAPSLYKHYKGKEDILNALIDSAEARYEEMFGSEKNIGKIPKDREEFIKATMERISFTMRDPMIRKIRMLLVQEQFRNKRISEVTTRHQLDGIQRMFAKIIKGMMDEGIVKNDDPELLAVELTAPAVLQIARSDRQPQYEEECMEYIEKHLRHFCKVYMRED from the coding sequence ATGTCTACCAAAGAGAAAATATTGGATGCGGCATTAACGTTATTTGCAGAGAATGGATACGATGGAACAAGTGTGGAGCAGATTGCAACTGTTGTCGGTATTAAGGCTCCGTCCCTTTATAAACACTATAAGGGTAAAGAGGATATCCTGAATGCGTTGATTGATTCCGCGGAAGCGCGATATGAGGAAATGTTTGGGTCTGAAAAAAATATCGGAAAGATACCAAAGGACCGGGAAGAGTTTATTAAGGCGACGATGGAAAGGATCTCGTTCACAATGCGGGATCCCATGATTCGCAAGATAAGGATGCTTCTTGTTCAGGAACAGTTCAGGAATAAAAGGATTTCCGAGGTTACTACCAGACATCAGCTGGACGGGATACAGAGGATGTTTGCAAAGATCATCAAAGGTATGATGGATGAGGGTATCGTCAAAAATGATGATCCGGAGTTGCTTGCGGTAGAACTTACAGCACCGGCTGTTCTGCAGATTGCAAGGTCGGACAGGCAGCCGCAATATGAGGAAGAATGCATGGAATACATCGAAAAGCATTTACGGCATTTTTGTAAGGTATACATGAGAGAGGATTGA
- a CDS encoding helix-turn-helix transcriptional regulator, with amino-acid sequence MIISERIIKVLKERNMTQAEFAKQVGISTSTISEWKKRKTNPTVEKIMDICNVLQITPEQLLTGKGIEDEEEIAAASPESKFTPGDVQMIEDYHNLKEEKQKRLMAYMEALKKIESLEDM; translated from the coding sequence ATGATTATCAGTGAAAGAATTATAAAGGTTTTGAAAGAACGTAATATGACACAGGCGGAGTTTGCAAAGCAGGTTGGAATTTCTACCAGTACCATAAGCGAATGGAAAAAGAGAAAGACCAATCCTACTGTAGAAAAGATAATGGACATCTGTAATGTTTTGCAAATTACCCCGGAGCAACTTCTTACCGGTAAAGGAATTGAGGATGAAGAGGAAATTGCTGCAGCAAGTCCAGAAAGTAAATTTACTCCTGGCGATGTTCAGATGATTGAAGATTATCATAATCTCAAGGAAGAAAAGCAGAAGCGTCTTATGGCTTATATGGAGGCATTGAAGAAGATAGAGAGCCTTGAGGATATGTAG